The following are encoded in a window of Cinclus cinclus chromosome 32, bCinCin1.1, whole genome shotgun sequence genomic DNA:
- the MRI1 gene encoding methylthioribose-1-phosphate isomerase, which translates to MALESLRYRRGSLEVLNQRLLPGQLRYERVGGVERAWGAIRDMEVRGAPAIALLGCLSLAVELAGGAGPSEDLGALEEFVGQKLGFLLTARPTAANLGHEAERLRAFVRQRVETPGVTPQQLRESIIEYIEGLLEKDRRDNRNIGAHGASHILGRVRGDGPVTLLTHCNTGTLATAGYGTALGVVRALHQRGSLSRVFCTETRPYNQGSRLSALELRHDGVPVTLIADSAAAAAMRERGVQAVVVGADRVAANGDVANKIGTFQLAVAAQHMGIPFYVAAPSSTCDPTLASGRLIPIEERPGTELTQLGGVLLAEPEVDVWNPAFDVTPHELITGGIITEWGVFAPSELCQALGKPREL; encoded by the exons ATGGCGCTCGAGTCGCTGCGGTACCGGCGCGGCTCCCTCGAGGTTCTGAACCAGCGGCTGCTGCCGGGGCAGCTCCGCTACGAGCGGGTGGGGGGCGTGGAGCGGGCCTGGGGGGCCATCCGCGATATGGAG GTTCGGGGGGCTCCGGCCATCGCCCTGCTGGGCTGCCTGAGCCTGGCCGTGGAGCTGGCGGGGGGCGCGGGACCCTCCGAGGATTTGGGAGCCCTGGAGGAGTTCGTGGGGCAGAAATTGGGGTTCCTGCTCACCGCCCGCCCCACGGCCGCCAACCTGGGCCACGAGGCCGAGCGGCTCCGGGCGTTTGTCCGGCAGCGGGTGGAGACCCCCGGGGTCACCCCCCAGCAGCTGCGGGAGAG catcaTTGAGTACATCGAGGGGCTCCTGGAGAAGGACCGGAGGGACAACCGGAACATTGGGGCGCACGGGGCGAGTCACATCCTGGGGAGGGTCCGGGGGGACGGTCCCGTCACCCTCCTGACCCACTGCAACACCGGGACCCTGGCGACAGCGGGCTACGGCACCGCCCTGG GTGTCGTGCGGGCGCTGCACCAGCGCGGGTCCTTGTCGCGCGTGTTCTGCACCGAGACCCGGCCCTACAACCAGGGCTCGCGGCTCTCGGCACTCGAGCTGCGCCACGACGGCGTCCCTGTCACCCTAATCGCCGacagcgcggccgccgccgccatgaGGGAGCGGGGAGTGCAGG ctgtggtGGTGGGCGCTGACCGCGTGGCTGCCAACGGAGACGTGGCCAACAAGATCGGGACATTCCAGCTGGCGGTGGCTGCGCAGCACATGGGGATCCCTTTCTATGTGGCCGCCCCAAGCAGCACCTGCGACCCCACGCTGGCCTCGGGCCGCCTGATCCCCATCGAGGAGCGGCCGGGAACAGAGCTCACCCAGCTCGGGGGTGTCCTCCTGGCTGAGCCCG aggtCGACGTGTGGAACCCGGCTTTTGACGTCACGCCGCATGAACTCATCACGGGGGGCATCATTACGGAGTGGGGGGTCTTCGCCCCCTCCGAGCTGTGCCAGGCGCTGGGGAAGCCGAGGGAGCTGTGA
- the YJU2B gene encoding probable splicing factor YJU2B has protein sequence MGERKGTNKYYPPDFDPAKHGSLNKYHHSHPLRERARKLSQGILVIRFEMPFNIWCDGCQNHIGMGVRYNAEKKKVGNYYTTPVYRFRMKCHLCVNYIELQTDPGNCDYVIVSGARRKEERWDPGDSAQVLPTTPEQRERLAVDPMFRLEHGVTDRGVLERATPTLTRLQEAQDAWKDDFGLNSRLRRRFREEKKTLREEEEEAAALRARAGLSIPLLREEEEDRRLAALLSLRAPDSYEEKQRLKRSEISQRSWFAPGTARAAGGALQKLGLGTGRAPRTPPGPPPTPAGLGIVRRRAGEEGGGAEGTPPVPRGTPEAAPQAGGAPQDGAAAAPAPSLVADYSDSGSESP, from the exons ATG GGCGAGCGCAAGGGGACCAACAAGTACTACCCACCTGACTTCGACCCCGCCAAG caTGGCTCCCTCAACAAGTACCACCACAGCCACCCCCTGCGGGAGCGCGCCCGGAAGCTCTCCCAGGGCATCCTTGTCATCAG GTTTGAGATGCCCTTTAACATTTGGTGCGACGGGTGCCAGAACCACATCGGGATGG GTGTCAGGTACAACGCGGAGAAGAAGAAGGTGGGGAACTACTACACCACCCCTGTGTACAG GTTCCGGATGAAGTGTCACCTGTGCGTCAACTACATCGAGCTGCAGACGGACCCCGGGAATTGCGACTACGTCATCGTCAGCGGGGCCCGGCGCAAGGAGGAGCGCTGGGACCCCGGGGACAGCGCCCAGGTCCTGCCCACCA CCCCGGAGCAGCGGGAGCGCCTGGCTGTGGATCCCATGTTCCGGCTGGAGCACGGGGTGACGGACCGGGGGGTCCTGGAGCGCGCCACCCCCACTCTGACGCGCCTGCAGGAGGCTCAGGACGCCTGGAAGGACGATTTCGGCCTCAACAGCCGCCTGCGGAGGCGATTCCGG GAGGAGAAGAAGACGCtacgggaggaggaggaggaggcggcggcgctgCGGGCGCGGGCCGGGCTCAGCATCCCGCTGCTccgtgaggaggaggaggatcgGCGCCTCGCCGCCCTGCTCAGCCTCCGTGCCCCCGACT CCTACGAGGAGAAGCAGCGGCTGAAGCGCTCCGAGATCTCCCAGCGCTCCTGGTTCGCCCCCGGCACGGCCCGAGCGGCTGGGGGGGCCCTGCAGAAATTGGGTTTGGGGACGGGACGGGCTCCGAGGACACCCCCGGGCCCACCCCCGACCCCCGCCGGGCTCGGCATCgtgcggcggcgggcgggggaggAGGGCGGGGGGGCGGAGGGGACGCCCCCGGTACCCCGGGGCACCCCCGAGGCCGCCCCCCAAGCTGGGGGAGCCCCCCAGGACGGCGCCGCTGCTGCCCCCGCCCCGTCCCTCGTCGCCGACTACTCGGACTCCGGCTCCGAGAGCCCCTGA
- the CACNA1A gene encoding voltage-dependent P/Q-type calcium channel subunit alpha-1A, translated as MARFGEEVAARYGPGGGGSGPGAAAGGRGAGGGPRQGPPGAQRLYKQSMAQRARTMALYNPIPVRQNCLTVNRSLFLFSEDNVVRKYAKKITEWPPFEYMILATIIANCIVLALEQHLPDEDKTPMSERLDDTEPYFIGIFCFEAGIKIIALGFAFHKGSYLRNGWNVMDFVVVLTGILASVGSQFDLRTLRAVRVLRPLKLVSGIPSLQVVLKSIMKAMIPLLQIGLLLFFAILIFAIIGLEFYMGKFHTTCFDLVTDEIKVEVPCGTDEPARICPNGTKCKKYWEGPNYGITQFDNILFAVLTVFQCITMEGWTDLLYYSNDASGNTWNWLYFIPLIIIGSFFMLNLVLGVLSGEFAKERERVENRRAFLKLRRQQQIERELNGYMEWISKAEEVILAEDEPEAEPRRPFDALRRATSKRSKTDLLSPEEGEEQLGDIAAMGSPFARASLKSAKLENATFFHKRERRMRFHIRRMVKTQAFYWTVLSLVALNTLCVAIVHYDQPDWLSDFLYYAEFIFLGLFMSEMFIKMYGLGTRPYFHSSFNCFDCAVIIGSIFEVIWAVVKPGTSFGISVLRALRLLRIFKVTKYWASLRNLVVSLLNSMKSIISLLFLLFLFIVVFALLGMQLFGGQFNFDDGTPPTNFDTFPAAIMTVFQILTGEDWNAVMYDGIKSQGGVKGGMVFSVYFIVLTLFGNYTLLNVFLAIAVDNLANAQELTKDEQEEEEAANQKLALQKAKEVAEVSPLSAANMSVTMKEQQKNQKSSKSVWEQRTSELRKQNLLASREALYSELDPEERWKVPYARHLRPDMKTHLDRPLVVDPQENRNNNTNKTRPGEPPPDPRFGPLRAEELRRQQPRYPEHGGGPRPGDPAGPPGSRRPRSSSREPEREPSQERGYSEGERLKGRHRSRDGRAGSPPPEREHRRHRGHRRGPEEGEEGARPERRPRHREGGRPPRGEGDPEHGDGERRRRHRHGPAPGYDGEGRREDKERRHRRRRETQPPPAPSGPTLSTTRPIQQDLGRREPPVAEDIDNMKNNKLATAEPPAPPSMGNHTPCPPAGPPRRAPPAANPPPPENSLVVTNPGPPNNPGKAGGKPEHTAVDIPPPFPPPPSNALVQVNRNANPEPLPRKEEEEKKEEEGDAQDENGPKPMVPYSSMFILSTTNPFRRLCHYIVNLRYFEMCILMVIAMSSIALAAEDPVQPNAPRNNVLRYFDYVFTGVFTFEMVIKMVDLGLVLHQGAYFRDLWNILDFIVVSGALVAFAFTGSSKGKDINTIKSLRVLRVLRPLKTIKRLPKLKAVFDCVVNSLKNVLNILIVYMLFMFIFAVVAVQLFKGKFFYCTDESKEFEKDCRGEYLVYEKDNEVKAQKREWKKYEFHYDNVLWALLTLFTVSTGEGWPQVLKHSVDATYENQGPSPGYRMEMSIFYVVYFVVFPFFFVNIFVALIIITFQEQGDKMMEEYSLEKNERACIDFAISAKPLTRHMPQNRQSFQYRMWQFVVSPPFEYTIMAMIALNTIVLMMKVGRDGAGGAGEPPGGCSQAPP; from the exons ATGGCTCGTTTCGGAGAGGAGGTGGCGGCCCGCTAcgggcccggcggcggcgggagcggccccggggcggcggcggggggccGGGGAGCGGGGGGGGGCCCGCGGCAGGGCCCCCCCGGGGCTCAGCGCCTCTACAAGCAGTCCATGGCCCAGCGCGCCCGCACCATGGCCCTGTACAACCCCATCCCGGTGCGGCAGAACTGCCTCACCGTCAACCGCTCGCTCTTCCTCTTCAGTGAGGACAACGTGGTGAGGAAATACGCCAAAAAGATCACCGAATGGCC TCCTTTTGAATACATGATTTTAGCCACCATCATCGCGAACTGCATCGTCCTTGCGCTGGAGCAGCACCTGCCCGACGAggacaagacccccatgtcgGAGCGGCTG GACGACACGGAGCCGTATTTCATCGGCATCTTCTGCTTCGAGGCGGGGATCAAGATCATCGCGCTGGGCTTCGCCTTCCACAAAGGCTCCTACCTGCGCAACGGCTGGAACGTCATGGACTTCGTGGTGGTGCTCACGGG CATCCTGGCCTCAGTGGGCTCCCAGTTCGACCTGCGGACGCTGCGGGCCGTGCGAGTGCTCCGGCCCCTCAAGCTGGTCTCGGGGATCCCAA GTTTACAAGTCGTGCTGAAGTCCATCATGAAGGCGATGATCCCGCTGCTGCAGATCGGGCTCCTGCTCTTCTTCGCGATCCTCATCTTCGCCATCATAGGATTAGAGTTTTATATGGGCAAATTCCACACCACCTGCTTCGACCTGGTCACAG acGAGATCAAGGTGGAGGTCCCGTGCGGGACGGACGAGCCGGCCCGGATCTGCCCCAACGGCACCAAGTGCAAGAAATATTGGGAAGGGCCCAACTACGGCATCACGCAGTTCGACAACATCCTCTTCGCCGTGCTCACCGTCTTCCAGTGCATCACCATGGAAGGGTGGACCGACCTCCTCTACTAT agcAACGACGCCTCAGGGAACACTTGGAACTGGCTGTACTTCATCCCCCTCATCATCATCGGCTCCTTTTTTATGCTCAACCTCGTGCTGGGGGTCCTGTCCGG CGAGTTTGCCAAAGAGCGGGAGCGGGTGGAGAACCGCCGGGCCTTCCTCAAGCTGCGGCGGCAGCAGCAAATCGAGCGGGAGCTCAACGGATACATGGAGTGGATCTCCAAGGCGG AAGAGGTGATCCTGGCCGAGGACGAGCCCGAGGCCGAGCCCCGGCGCCCCTTCGATG CTCTCCGGAGGGCCACCAGCAAGAGGAGCAAGACGGACCTGCTGAGCCCCGAGGAGGgcgaggagcagctgggggacaTCGCGGCCATGG GGTCCCCCTTCGCCCGTGCCAGCCTCAAAAGTGCCAAGCTGGAGAACGCCACCTTCTTCCACAAGCGGGAGCGGCGGATGCGCTTCCACATCCGGCGGATGGTGAAAACTCAGGCCTTCTACTGGACCGTGCTCAGTCTGGTAGCCCTCAACACCCTGTGTGTTGCTATCGTTCACTACGACCAGCCAGATTGGCTTTCCGACTTCCTCT ACTATGCAGAATTCATTTTCTTGGGACTCTTTATGTCCGAAATGTTTATAAAAATGTACGGGCTGGGGACGCGGCCTTACTTCCACTCGTCCTTCAACTGCTTCGACTGTGCC GTTATCATCGGAAGCATCTTCGAGGTGATCTGGGCTGTTGTGAAGCCGGGAACATCCTTCGGGATCAGCGTGCTGCGAGCTCTCAGGTTACTGCGCATCTTCAAAGTCACCAA GTACTGGGCTTCCCTGCGGAACCTGGTGGTGTCCCTGCTGAACTCCATGAAATCCATCAtcagcctcctcttcctcctcttcctcttcatcGTCGTCTTCGCCCTTTTGGGGATGCAGCTCTTCGGGGGACA GTTCAATTTTGACGACGGGACCCCTCCCACCAATTTCGACACCTTCCCAGCAGCAATAATGACGGTGTTTCAG aTCCTGACGGGAGAAGACTGGAACGCGGTGATGTACGACGGGATCAAATCTCAGGGCGGCGTCAAGGGCGGGATGGTTTTCTCCGTCTACTTCATTGTGCTCACCCTCTTTGGCAACT ACACTCTGCTGAACGTCTTCTTGGCCATCGCCGTGGACAACCTGGCCAACGCGCAGGAGCTCACCAAG gatgagcaggaggaggaggaagccgCCAACCAGAAGCTGGCGCTGCAGAAGGCGAAGGAGGTGGCCGAGGTCAGCCCGCTGTCCGCAGCCAACATGTCCGTCACCAT gaaggagcagcagaagaacCAGAAATCCTCCAAGTCGGTGTGGGAGCAGCGCACGAGCGAGCTGAGGAAGCAGAACCTGCTGGCGAGCCGCGAGGCGCTGTACAGCGAGCTGGACCCCGAGGAGCGCTGGAAGGTGCCCTACGCTCGCCACCTGCGCCCGGACATGAAGACGCACCTGGACCGGCCCCTGGTGGTGGACCCGCAGGAGAACCGCAACAACAACACCAACAAAACGCGGCCCGGGGAGCCCCCGCCCGACCCCCGCTTCGGGCCGCTCCGAGCCGAGGAGCTGCGCCGGCAGCAGCCGCGTTACCCCGAGCACGGCGGGGGACCCCGGCCCGGGGACCCCGCGGGACCCCCCGGGAGCCGCCGGCCCCGCAGCAGCAGCCGGGAGCCGGAGCGGGAGCCCAGCCAGGAGCGCGGCTACTCGGAGGGCGAGCGCCTCAAAGGGCGGCACCGAAGCCGCGACGGCCGCGCCGGGTCCCCCCCGCCCGAGCGGGAGCACCGGCGGCACCGCGGGCACCGGCGCGGGCccgaggagggagaggagggagccaGGCCCGAGCGGCGGCCGCGGCACCGGGAAGGGGGGCGGCCGCCGAGGGGGGAGGGCGACCCGGAGCACGGGGATggcgagcggcggcggcggcaccgGCACGGGCCAGCGCCCGGGTACGACGgagagggcaggagggaggacAAGGAGCGGAGGCACCGGCGGAGGAG GGAGACGCAGCCGCCCCCGGCGCCGTCGGGCCCCACGCTCTCCACCACCCGCCCCATCCAGCAGGACCTGGGGCGCCGGGAGCCCCCCGTGGCCGAGGACATCGACAACATGAAGAACAACAAGCTGGCCACGGCAGAGCCCCCCGCACCGCCCTCCATGGGCAACCACACCCCCTGCCCCCCCGCCGGACCCCCCCGCCGGGCCCCCCCAGCCGCCAACCCCCCGCCCCCCGAAAACAGCCTGGTGGTCACTAACCCCGGGCCCCCCAACAACCCCGGCAAGGCCGGGGGAAAGCCGGAGCACACGGCCGTGGACATCCCGCCCCCGTTCCCGCCGCCCCCCAGTAACGCCCTGGTCCAAG TGAACAGGAACGCCAACCCCGAGCCGCTGCCCcgcaaggaggaggaggagaagaaggaggaggaaggcgaCGCGCAGGACGAGAACGGCCCCAAGCCCATGGTGCCCTACAGCTCCATGTTCATCCTCTCCACCACCAACCC GTTCCGGCGGCTGTGCCACTACATCGTGAACCTGCGCTACTTCGAGATGTGCATCCTCATGGTCATCGCCATGAGCAGCATCGCGCTGGCGGCCGAGGACCCCGTGCAGCCCAACGCCCCCCGCAACAAC GTGCTGCGCTACTTCGATTACGTCTTCACGGGGGTCTTCACCTTCGAGATGGTGATCAAG ATGGTGGATCTGGGGCTGGTGCTTCACCAAGGTGCCTATTTCCGGGACCTGTGGAACATTCTGGATTTCATCGTGGTCAGCGGGGCGCTGGTGGCCTTTGCCTTCAC tggcagcagcaaagGGAAGGACATCAACACCATCAAGTCCCTGCGCGTCCTCCGAGTGCTCCGGCCCCTGAAGACCATCAAGAGGTTGCCCAAGCTCAAG GCCGTGTTTGACTGCGTGGTGAACTCGCTGAAGAACGTCCTCAACATCCTCATCGTCTACATGCTCTTCATGTTCATCTTCGCCGTGGTGGCCGTGCAGCTCTTCAAGGGGAAGTTCTTCTACTGCACGGACGAGTCCAAGGAGTTCGAGAAGGACTGCAG GGGCGAGTACCTGGTGTACGAGAAGGACAACGAGGTGAAGGCGCAGAAGCGCGAGTGGAAGAAGTACGAGTTCCACTACGACAACGTGCTCTGGGCGCTGCTCACGCTCTTCACCGTCTCCACCGGCGAGGGGTGGCCGCA GGTCCTCAAGCACTCGGTGGACGCCACGTACGAGAACCAAGGGCCGAGCCCCGGGTACCGCATGGAGATGTCCATCTTCTACGTCGTCTACTTCGTCgtcttccccttcttcttcgTCAACATCTTCGTGGCCTTGATCATCATCACCTTCCAGGAGCAGGGGGACAAGATGATGGAGGAgtacagcctggagaagaacGAG AGAGCCTGCATTGACTTTGCCATCAGCGCCAAGCCGCTGACCCGGCACATGCCCCAGAACCGCCAGAGCTTCCAGTACCGCATGTGGCAGTTCGTGGTGTCCCCCCCCTTCGAGTACACCATCATGGCCATGATCGCCCTCAACACCATCGTGCTCATGATGAAGGTGGGCAGGGACGGcgctgggggggctggggagcCCCCCGGGGGTTGTTCTCAGGCCCCCCCCTGA
- the NACC1 gene encoding LOW QUALITY PROTEIN: nucleus accumbens-associated protein 1 (The sequence of the model RefSeq protein was modified relative to this genomic sequence to represent the inferred CDS: inserted 2 bases in 1 codon), producing MAQTLQMEIPNFGNSILECLNEQRLQGLFCDVSVVVKGHAFKAHRAVLAASSSYFRDLFHSSKSAVVELPAAVQPQSFQQILSFCYTGRLSMNVGDQFLLMYTAGFLQIQEIMEKGTEFFLKVSSPSCDSQGLHGDDTPGSEPQSPVAQTSAAQGWAAALPLVSRVKTEQGEPDGVQCTFVVKRLWDGAPKDSGGNGSRKMAKFSEAAPRPPQPPGNANAAAPAPAPAPGAAADQTSPGGTSSAYTSDSPGSFHNEEDEEEDAGEEGSDEQYRQICNMYTMYSMMNVGPAAAEKVEALPEQLPPEPRARARLRQDLASLPAELVTQIGNRCHPKLYDEGDPTEKLELVTGTNVYITRAQLMNCHVSAGTRHKVLLRRLLASFFDRNTLANSCGTGIRSSTNDPSRKPLDSRVLHAVKFYCQNFAPNFKESEMNAIAADMCTNARRVVRKSWIPKLKLLMAEGDSYTSFINDTGKLEPDIMGPEPPLXGGGPEPEGGPAGEGLQ from the exons GCCTTCAAGGCCCACCGGGCCGTGCTGGCCGCCAGCAGCTCCTACTTCCGAGACCTGTTCCACAGCTCCAAGAGCGCCGTGGTGGAGCTGCCGGCGGCCGTGCAGCCTCAGTCCTTCCAGCAGATCCTCAGCTTCTGCTACACCGGCCGCCTCAGCATGAACGTGGGCGACCAGTTCCTGCTCATGTACACGGCCGGCTTCCTGCAGATCCAGGAGATCATGGAGAAGGGCACCGAGTTCTTCCTCAAGGTCAGCTCGCCCAGCTGCGACTCGCAGGGGCTGCACGGCGACGACACGCCGGGCTCGGAGCCGCAGAGCCCGGTGGCCCAAACCTCGGCGGCGCAGGGCtgggcggccgcgctgccgctGGTGTCGCGGGTCAAGACGGAGCAGGGCGAGCCCGACGGAGTCCAGTGCACCTTCGTGGTCAAACGCCTCTGGGACGGGGCCCCCAAGGACAGCGGCGGCAACGGCAGCCGAAAAATGGCCAAATTCTCGGAGGcggcgccgcgcccgccgcaACCTCCCGGTAACGCCAACGCCGCCGCCCCGGCTCCCGCGCCCgcgcccggcgccgccgctGACCAGACCAGCCCCGGCGGAACGTCCAGCGCCTACACCAGCGACAGCCCCGGCTCCTTCCACAacgaggaggacgaggaggaggacgCGGGCGAGGAAGGCTCGGACGAGCAGTACCGGCAGATCTGCAACATGTACACCATGTACAGCATGATGAACGTGGGGCCCGCAG CCGCAGAGAAGGTGGAGGCCCTGCCCGAGCAGCTCCCCCCGGAGCCCCGGGCCCGCGCCCGCCTGCGCCAGGACCTGGCGTCGCTGCCGGCCGAGCTCGTCACCCAGATCGGAAACCGCTGCCACCCCAAGCTCTACGACGAGGGCGACCCCACCGAGAAGCTGGAGCTCGTCACCG GCACCAACGTGTACATCACGCGGGCGCAGCTCATGAACTGCCACGTCAGCGCGGGCACGCGGCACAAGGTGCTGCTGCGCCGCCTCCTCGCCTCCTTCTTCGACCG GAACacgctggccaacagctgcgGGACCGGGATCCGCTCGTCCACCAACGACCCCAGCCGGAAGCCGCTGGACAGCCGGGTGCTGCACGCCGTCAAGT TTTACTGCCAGAACTTTGCTCCCAACTTCAAGGAGAGCGAGATGAACGCCATCGCCGCCGACATGTGCACCAACGCGCGGCGCGTGGTGCGCAAGAGCTGGATCCCCAAGCTGAAGCTGCTCATGGCCGAGGGCGACTCCTACACCTCCTTCATCAACGACACCGGCAAGCTGGAGCCCGACATCATGGGCCCCGAGCCCCCTTT AGGCGGGGGCCCCGAGCCCGAGGGGGGACCTGCGGGGGAGGGGCTGCAGTga